The window AGGCAATATGTTATTTTTTATAATTTCTTCATAAAACTCTCTATATACCGCCACTTCCCTATTTTTTCTACTATCAAACCAATTTAGAACTTTGCTAATATTTTTTCCTTTTATACAAAATCTTAAATCTTCTTTTTCATAAAAACCTCGTTCATTTTCAAAAATAATATTCAATTTCCTTTCAATAGTACTAAACGAACTACAAACCTTATATACTCCACCAACAGGTTGCAGTTGTTCTATTTTACTTCCCTTAATTAAAAGATATTTATCATCTATTTTTATTTTATATAAATACGCAATACTAAACCTAATATCTTCGCTCCAATGTATCAACGATTTTACAAACAACCCTATTCTTCTATAATTAGCTGCAAATATACCAATCAAAAACCAAATTCCACTGCTAATCAAATTAGTTCCTATATTTTCTAACACTTATATCCCCACACTTTCATTATTACTCCCACTCAATTTCTTCATTCACTTTTTGGTGAATATCTACTCTATTAACAATATCAATTACATTTACTAGCCAACCATTCAATGTACAACTTCTGATAAATTCATCAATTCTATTAAC of the Veillonella parvula genome contains:
- a CDS encoding HU-CCDC81 and SPOR domain-containing protein; this encodes MLENIGTNLISSGIWFLIGIFAANYRRIGLFVKSLIHWSEDIRFSIAYLYKIKIDDKYLLIKGSKIEQLQPVGGVYKVCSSFSTIERKLNIIFENERGFYEKEDLRFCIKGKNISKVLNWFDSRKNREVAVYREFYEEIIKNNILPIEVLSSMRIEFLKQIKPKMAYSKHFKKNEILLFDIYEIHLPDEYTDMIRKYVKEENDLIKLVDREDIEKECVDIRGKSFKIGAHSQYII